Proteins from a genomic interval of Phycisphaerae bacterium:
- a CDS encoding MFS transporter yields MTRTHPGPISPHPNINGNPDECEGMMGGGESRAEGDYATQEGGEIDDGGNRALDSCYSGGDMAESSIEQAPGISAPAAPAPVEFSPRVLRRHLAAIACLGCVYATSGILPFLARQRFGAANWQTTVLTAAVPVTQFFAIFWNHLYARIPTRTYLIIIGLLACGPLALIGTARTIWEVMFYFVLAALGGAGGVASLSPISADLLRTCYYPGRHGRIFAVLCVVQFTATMVAGQIMGSWSDRNPDAFRIYFPILALLMLGGLVFFGLISRDAAWQNRIRYTPASGGSWWTPLKDMRTILKADRRFAGYEAAFMSYGIGWMICTALVPALATDQLHLNYSQFAQATIVVYQLVNILLFLPLGRVSDRFGPMRLASASFLWLTIYPIGLMFTGSALELGACVTFYAVGMVGVQLTWTLGPLQLSGDSAKAPHYLAIHSTMVGFRGIVAQGLGMALYSMTDSFAIPLAMAAAGFAWGSWRMRALSQGRP; encoded by the coding sequence ATGACGCGGACACATCCCGGCCCTATCAGCCCGCACCCCAATATCAACGGGAATCCCGACGAGTGCGAAGGAATGATGGGTGGGGGCGAGTCCAGAGCCGAGGGCGACTATGCCACACAAGAAGGCGGCGAAATCGACGATGGGGGCAACCGCGCCCTGGACTCTTGTTATAGTGGCGGGGACATGGCCGAATCGTCCATTGAGCAAGCGCCGGGAATCTCCGCGCCGGCGGCGCCCGCTCCTGTCGAGTTCAGCCCGCGGGTCCTGCGACGGCATTTGGCGGCGATCGCCTGTCTCGGTTGCGTGTACGCGACGTCGGGAATCCTTCCGTTTCTTGCGCGGCAACGTTTCGGCGCGGCCAATTGGCAGACGACCGTGCTGACCGCGGCCGTGCCGGTCACGCAGTTCTTCGCCATCTTCTGGAACCATCTGTACGCGCGGATACCGACGCGGACCTATTTGATCATCATCGGACTGCTCGCATGCGGGCCGCTGGCCCTGATCGGGACCGCCCGGACAATCTGGGAGGTGATGTTCTATTTCGTCCTGGCGGCGCTCGGCGGCGCGGGGGGCGTTGCGTCGCTCTCGCCGATCAGCGCCGATCTCCTGCGGACGTGTTATTACCCGGGGCGTCATGGCCGAATCTTCGCCGTACTCTGCGTCGTTCAGTTTACGGCGACGATGGTCGCAGGGCAGATTATGGGCTCGTGGTCCGACCGCAATCCCGATGCGTTTCGCATTTACTTTCCAATCCTGGCACTGCTCATGCTCGGGGGGCTCGTCTTTTTCGGCCTGATCTCGCGCGACGCGGCGTGGCAGAACCGCATTCGTTACACGCCGGCGAGCGGGGGCTCGTGGTGGACGCCGCTCAAGGACATGCGGACCATTCTTAAGGCGGACCGGCGCTTCGCGGGGTACGAAGCGGCGTTCATGTCGTATGGCATCGGCTGGATGATCTGCACGGCGCTGGTTCCGGCGCTGGCGACCGATCAGCTCCACCTCAACTACTCGCAGTTCGCCCAGGCGACGATCGTCGTGTATCAACTCGTCAACATCCTGCTCTTTTTGCCGCTGGGCCGGGTGTCGGATCGGTTCGGACCGATGCGGTTGGCGTCAGCGTCGTTTTTATGGCTGACGATCTACCCGATCGGGCTGATGTTTACCGGTAGCGCGCTGGAGTTGGGCGCTTGCGTGACGTTTTACGCGGTGGGGATGGTCGGTGTGCAGCTCACGTGGACGCTCGGGCCGTTGCAGCTTTCGGGCGACAGCGCCAAGGCGCCGCACTACCTGGCGATCCACAGCACGATGGTCGGTTTTCGCGGCATTGTCGCGCAAGGCCTGGGCATGGCACTTTATTCGATGACCGACAGCTTCGCGATCCCGCTGGCGATGGCGGCGGCGGGATTTGCGTGGGGATCGTGGCGGATGCGGGCGCTGTCTCAAGGACGCCCTTAG
- a CDS encoding aquaporin — MPDLKKLTAEAVGTFILCFLGAGSICLATLKGAGYEGLLGVAIAHGIALSVAVSATMNISGGHVNPAVTVAMLATRRINLPNAIAYILAQLVGATIAGMLVLAIFKGMMTADGKSAVAVCNLGTPTYGDPVTTVKAIVIEACLTFLLLTAVFYTAVDPRAPKIGGFGIGLTIAADILVGGPLTGASMNPARTFGPGIVAFVSGNFSNFWAQQQVYWIGPIIGAVFAAVLYEGFIAEKKKR; from the coding sequence ATGCCGGACTTGAAAAAACTTACTGCCGAAGCCGTCGGGACCTTTATTCTTTGCTTCCTCGGGGCTGGCTCTATCTGCCTCGCGACATTGAAAGGGGCGGGTTACGAGGGTCTACTTGGGGTCGCCATCGCACACGGCATTGCGCTCTCCGTCGCGGTGTCGGCGACGATGAACATCTCCGGCGGACATGTGAACCCGGCCGTGACGGTCGCGATGCTGGCCACGAGGCGGATCAATCTGCCGAACGCGATCGCTTACATTCTTGCGCAACTCGTCGGTGCGACGATCGCCGGGATGCTAGTATTGGCGATTTTCAAAGGCATGATGACGGCGGACGGCAAAAGCGCGGTCGCCGTCTGCAACTTGGGCACACCGACCTACGGCGATCCGGTCACGACGGTCAAGGCTATTGTGATTGAGGCGTGTTTGACGTTTCTGCTGCTCACCGCGGTCTTCTATACGGCGGTCGACCCCCGCGCCCCGAAGATCGGCGGCTTTGGAATCGGCCTGACGATAGCGGCGGATATCCTCGTCGGCGGGCCGTTGACCGGGGCCTCCATGAACCCCGCGCGGACGTTCGGCCCGGGCATCGTCGCATTCGTCTCCGGCAACTTCTCGAACTTCTGGGCCCAGCAACAGGTCTATTGGATCGGCCCGATCATCGGGGCAGTGTTCGCGGCCGTTCTCTACGAGGGCTTCATCGCGGAAAAGAAGAAGCGGTAG
- a CDS encoding cytochrome B6 yields MLGRIGRIGVIATGLGLAIGVAVWAEEKKPSSFSPVKIEESFKSIRERMEAAKPGIADKHKALLEERYDLADRPAAGVTMTNGKAVQGGVRVKLSDGMTWEQLGDLKAEDIKGKGLYPKGFLPLPHPNHPEGGMLFPKHHIDEVKRQENRDLTRFDLDFDFPEHVLPEFPPPIFLTTRPDLGDVSKGQLVTIMNFYELFNGVLNPKQIEGFRLLVTPFPQQQFNQTEDRRTVEPSRGVACFDCHINGHTNSATHLVGDIRPQEIRHRIETPSLRGVNIQRLFGSQRALKSVEDFTEFEQRAAYFDGDPVIATKKGVNILERGSQVHFMAEVQELFDFPPAPKLNVLGRLDPSKASEQELRGEALFFGKAQCAVCHPAPYYTDNLMHNLRTDRFFETQEYLGVKAISDGAIKTFPLRGIKDSPTYLHDGRLITLDDTVEFFNLVLELKLTTEEKKDLVAFMYAL; encoded by the coding sequence ATGTTGGGACGAATTGGGCGAATCGGTGTTATTGCAACGGGCCTCGGACTCGCGATAGGTGTCGCGGTTTGGGCGGAGGAAAAGAAACCGTCGAGCTTTTCGCCGGTCAAGATCGAGGAGAGCTTCAAGAGCATCCGCGAGCGGATGGAAGCGGCCAAGCCGGGCATCGCGGACAAGCACAAGGCGCTGCTGGAGGAGCGCTACGACTTGGCGGATCGTCCTGCGGCGGGAGTGACGATGACCAACGGCAAGGCCGTGCAGGGCGGCGTGCGGGTGAAGCTCTCCGACGGCATGACGTGGGAGCAGCTCGGGGACCTGAAGGCTGAAGACATCAAGGGCAAAGGGCTGTACCCCAAGGGCTTTCTGCCGCTGCCGCATCCGAACCATCCGGAGGGCGGGATGCTCTTTCCCAAACACCATATCGACGAGGTCAAGCGCCAGGAGAATCGCGACCTGACGCGGTTCGATCTGGACTTCGACTTTCCCGAGCATGTCCTGCCGGAGTTTCCGCCGCCGATCTTCCTGACGACACGCCCGGATTTGGGCGACGTGTCGAAGGGCCAGCTCGTCACCATCATGAACTTCTACGAGCTGTTCAACGGCGTCCTCAACCCCAAGCAGATCGAGGGCTTTCGCCTGCTCGTCACGCCCTTTCCGCAGCAGCAGTTCAACCAGACCGAAGACCGGCGGACGGTCGAGCCGAGCCGCGGCGTGGCGTGCTTTGATTGTCATATCAACGGTCATACGAACTCCGCGACGCACCTGGTCGGCGACATTCGGCCGCAGGAGATTCGCCACCGCATCGAGACGCCTTCGCTTCGCGGCGTGAACATTCAGCGGCTTTTCGGCTCGCAGCGGGCCCTCAAGAGCGTCGAGGACTTCACGGAGTTCGAGCAGCGGGCGGCGTACTTCGACGGCGACCCGGTCATTGCCACGAAGAAGGGCGTGAACATCCTGGAGCGCGGCAGCCAAGTCCATTTCATGGCGGAGGTTCAGGAACTGTTCGATTTTCCGCCGGCGCCGAAGCTGAACGTGCTGGGCCGGCTCGATCCGAGCAAGGCCAGCGAACAGGAACTACGCGGCGAGGCGCTCTTCTTCGGGAAGGCACAGTGCGCGGTTTGCCACCCGGCCCCCTACTACACGGACAACCTGATGCATAACCTGCGGACCGATCGCTTCTTTGAAACGCAGGAATATCTTGGCGTCAAGGCGATCAGCGACGGCGCGATCAAGACGTTTCCGCTGCGGGGCATCAAGGATTCGCCGACGTATCTGCATGACGGGCGGCTCATCACGCTGGACGACACTGTGGAGTTCTTCAACCTCGTGCTGGAATTGAAGTTGACCACCGAAGAGAAGAAGGACCTGGTGGCGTTCATGTATGCCCTTTAG
- a CDS encoding nitrophenyl compound nitroreductase subunit ArsF family protein, with protein sequence MKQIGTVVLLLFVATSVVFLAIKESRNDPSPVEPQAAANTPATPAPEAGHVIAVYYFHGDFRCKKCLAMEAYTREAVQKMLADQIRGGTVQWRVANFDQKENEHFVQDYALTASAVVLVEMEGSKARRWKNLDKIWDLVGDEASFKEYIVAETRGMLERGS encoded by the coding sequence ATGAAGCAAATCGGAACCGTCGTATTGCTGTTGTTCGTCGCAACGAGCGTTGTTTTTCTGGCGATCAAAGAAAGCCGCAATGACCCGAGCCCGGTGGAACCGCAGGCCGCGGCCAATACGCCGGCTACCCCTGCGCCGGAGGCCGGGCATGTCATCGCGGTGTACTACTTCCACGGCGATTTCCGCTGCAAGAAATGCCTCGCCATGGAGGCGTACACGCGGGAGGCCGTCCAGAAGATGCTGGCCGATCAAATCCGCGGTGGAACGGTCCAGTGGCGAGTCGCCAACTTCGACCAGAAGGAAAACGAGCATTTCGTTCAGGATTACGCCCTAACCGCCAGCGCCGTCGTGCTGGTCGAGATGGAAGGGTCCAAGGCCCGTCGGTGGAAGAATCTGGACAAGATCTGGGACCTCGTCGGCGATGAGGCATCGTTTAAAGAGTACATCGTGGCGGAAACACGCGGCATGTTGGAGCGCGGTTCATGA
- the arsB gene encoding ACR3 family arsenite efflux transporter: protein MMGEKEIRRLNVFERYLTLWVGLCMVVGVALGKLLPGLIDALRRLEFGGGSQINIPIAVLIWLMIYPMMLKVDFASVLGVGKRPKGLIITCFVNWLVKPFSMALIGYVFFKHLFLPWIGAELADQYIAGVIILAAAPCTAMVFVWSYLTRGDAAYTLVQVSVNDLLMLVLFAPIVTILISGASALTVPFMVLVYAVICFIVIPLAAGVVTRMVLIRRQGASWFENSFLPRFHPIAVLSLLATLVLIFAFQADNITGRSFHVLLIAVPITIQVFFNSSLVYGLMKLFHVPHSVAAPGALIGASNFFELAVATAIALYGPESGAALATVVGVLVEVPVMLSVCAFCNRTRGWFDAASPEECPEPTPGCCTNWQSYQSDARPAGV from the coding sequence ATGATGGGCGAAAAAGAAATCCGACGTCTTAATGTCTTTGAGCGCTACCTCACCCTCTGGGTTGGCCTTTGCATGGTCGTCGGTGTCGCCTTGGGCAAACTCCTGCCCGGATTGATCGATGCGCTTCGTCGTTTGGAATTTGGCGGCGGCAGCCAGATCAATATCCCCATCGCCGTGCTGATCTGGCTCATGATCTACCCGATGATGCTGAAAGTGGACTTCGCGTCCGTGCTCGGCGTGGGCAAGCGGCCCAAGGGCCTCATCATCACCTGCTTTGTGAACTGGCTCGTCAAGCCGTTCTCCATGGCGCTCATCGGCTATGTCTTTTTCAAACACCTGTTCCTTCCGTGGATCGGCGCGGAACTGGCCGATCAATACATCGCCGGCGTCATCATCCTCGCCGCCGCACCGTGCACCGCGATGGTCTTTGTCTGGAGCTACCTGACACGAGGAGATGCGGCGTACACGCTCGTGCAGGTTTCGGTCAACGATCTGCTGATGCTGGTCCTCTTCGCCCCGATTGTCACTATTCTGATCAGCGGGGCGTCGGCGCTGACCGTGCCGTTCATGGTGCTGGTCTATGCCGTGATCTGCTTCATCGTCATCCCGCTGGCGGCGGGAGTGGTTACTCGGATGGTGCTGATCCGCAGGCAAGGGGCGTCGTGGTTTGAGAATTCGTTCCTGCCGCGATTCCACCCGATCGCCGTGCTGTCGCTACTGGCAACGCTGGTGCTGATCTTCGCCTTTCAGGCGGACAACATCACAGGCCGATCATTCCACGTCCTGTTGATCGCGGTCCCTATCACGATCCAGGTCTTTTTCAACTCGTCGCTGGTGTACGGACTAATGAAGCTCTTCCACGTGCCGCACAGCGTTGCCGCGCCGGGCGCGCTGATTGGCGCAAGCAATTTCTTCGAGTTGGCGGTCGCTACCGCAATCGCGTTGTACGGCCCGGAATCCGGCGCGGCCCTGGCGACCGTTGTAGGGGTGCTCGTCGAAGTGCCGGTCATGCTCAGCGTCTGTGCATTTTGCAACCGTACGCGGGGCTGGTTTGATGCCGCGAGTCCCGAAGAGTGTCCCGAACCCACCCCCGGGTGCTGTACGAACTGGCAATCTTATCAGTCGGATGCCCGCCCGGCTGGTGTTTAG
- a CDS encoding VWA domain-containing protein — protein sequence MRKITRYINVAFFVTATVAARNSWAGNELLFPVVCLSGQTAPEAGQDITFDDLLKLVSLGIDEDTILKRLQKSPTILTPSAEQVAELKKAGASEKLIAAMQGMRPLSPQAAEMITDFAIVLDCSGSMKEKTPEGGTKMETAKRVLTDLVQKMPEGLNMTFVIYGNEVFGRADDPRNCTAVKVARAISPLDSAGKSQLSSLIAGLRPTGATPIALSLKTAGKELAKKNAFSGLILITDGLETCGGDPAAEAAALAANKCSFGVHVVGFGTKPAENKTLKEIADAGNGKYYNADSARELADALGGIRKELEVAAKPAEKKVTLRRAIIVHKPPIKEFPALGEIQIVSYGLGSVSVAGTGGYEKEIRVPSATVKYDIMWAPKDKEMLPVPMLRGQVFAERKLVEIRPEDHLGMILIRGEGQPKGGIVISRPSNLGSVERATQCKKFGQVMVVPAGKWNIYIDDDTIEEGFEVEPGKLHELE from the coding sequence ATGCGGAAAATTACTCGCTACATTAACGTCGCGTTTTTCGTCACGGCGACCGTTGCCGCCCGTAACAGCTGGGCCGGCAACGAATTATTGTTTCCCGTGGTCTGCCTGAGTGGCCAAACCGCTCCCGAAGCCGGCCAGGACATCACCTTCGACGATCTGCTCAAGCTGGTCTCGTTGGGCATCGACGAAGATACGATTTTGAAGCGATTACAGAAATCGCCCACGATACTGACGCCCAGTGCTGAACAAGTGGCCGAGCTTAAGAAGGCCGGTGCGTCGGAAAAACTGATTGCCGCCATGCAAGGCATGCGCCCGCTTTCGCCGCAAGCCGCAGAAATGATCACCGACTTTGCGATCGTGCTCGATTGTTCGGGAAGTATGAAAGAAAAGACTCCCGAAGGCGGCACAAAGATGGAGACGGCAAAGCGCGTGTTGACGGATCTGGTGCAGAAGATGCCCGAAGGTTTGAATATGACGTTCGTAATATATGGTAACGAGGTTTTCGGCCGTGCCGACGATCCGCGCAACTGCACGGCAGTGAAGGTTGCCCGGGCGATTAGCCCGCTGGATTCCGCCGGCAAGTCGCAGCTTAGCAGCCTGATTGCCGGGTTGCGGCCAACGGGTGCGACGCCCATCGCGCTTTCGCTGAAGACCGCCGGTAAAGAGCTGGCCAAGAAGAACGCGTTCAGCGGCCTGATCCTCATCACGGACGGACTGGAGACCTGTGGCGGTGATCCCGCCGCCGAGGCCGCTGCCTTGGCCGCCAACAAGTGCTCCTTCGGCGTGCACGTTGTTGGTTTCGGCACAAAGCCTGCAGAAAATAAGACCCTTAAGGAAATCGCCGATGCCGGCAATGGCAAGTACTACAATGCCGACTCCGCGAGGGAATTGGCCGATGCCCTCGGTGGCATTCGCAAAGAACTTGAAGTCGCGGCAAAGCCGGCAGAGAAAAAGGTCACGCTGCGGCGCGCGATCATCGTACATAAGCCGCCGATCAAGGAATTTCCGGCCCTCGGCGAGATTCAGATCGTGAGCTACGGTCTTGGCTCTGTTTCCGTCGCCGGCACAGGTGGTTACGAAAAAGAGATCCGAGTGCCGTCCGCCACTGTGAAGTACGACATCATGTGGGCGCCCAAGGACAAGGAAATGTTGCCGGTCCCCATGCTGCGAGGCCAGGTCTTCGCAGAGCGCAAGCTCGTCGAAATAAGGCCCGAAGACCACCTGGGCATGATCCTCATCCGTGGCGAAGGCCAGCCGAAAGGGGGAATCGTCATCTCGCGACCGAGCAACCTTGGCAGCGTGGAGAGGGCAACGCAATGTAAAAAGTTCGGCCAAGTCATGGTGGTGCCGGCCGGCAAATGGAATATCTACATCGACGACGACACCATCGAAGAAGGCTTCGAGGTCGAACCCGGCAAATTGCACGAGTTGGAGTAG
- a CDS encoding Fur family transcriptional regulator, with amino-acid sequence MSSHSLDRRGRLEAFERLCRERGVPLTVQRRVIYEAVLDHADHPTADDIYKEVRGRLHGVSRTTVYRVLETLVRLGVIGKPPSPGWATRYDKSMDRHHHLVCVRCERTVDFDDAALNRVRLPDTRRMGFTIADYSIHFMGVCQACRRSAAHRRPRSAARSRGRRKAR; translated from the coding sequence ATGTCATCGCATTCTCTCGATCGGCGGGGTCGGCTGGAGGCTTTCGAGCGGCTTTGCCGCGAGCGCGGGGTACCGCTGACGGTCCAGCGGCGCGTGATTTACGAGGCCGTGCTCGATCATGCGGACCATCCCACGGCGGATGACATCTACAAAGAGGTGCGCGGCCGGTTGCACGGCGTTTCGCGGACCACCGTATATCGCGTCCTTGAAACGCTTGTCCGCCTGGGGGTTATTGGGAAACCGCCGTCTCCCGGCTGGGCGACGCGGTACGACAAGAGCATGGATCGGCACCATCACCTGGTCTGCGTGCGCTGCGAGCGGACAGTGGATTTTGACGACGCGGCGCTGAACCGGGTGCGATTGCCGGATACGCGACGAATGGGTTTCACCATCGCCGACTATTCGATTCATTTCATGGGAGTTTGTCAGGCGTGTCGCCGGTCGGCGGCGCACCGCAGACCGCGCAGCGCGGCGCGGTCGCGCGGACGGCGAAAAGCGCGGTGA
- a CDS encoding aromatic aminobenezylarsenical efflux permease ArsG family transporter, producing the protein MSGEFLIAIGTAAWLGILTSISPCPLATNVAAVSFIARRVEKPRAALATGLLYAVGRSAVYVVLGALLVASVLAAPSVSHWLQKYMNKILGPLLILVGMILLDWIHFRIGDGRLGQRVGERVRNWGVWAGLALGVVFAMSFCPSSAALFFGSLVPLSVRAESPLMLPAVYGVSTALPVIVFAVLIAFSARAVGRAFERVAIFEGWARRITGAIFVLIGIYFSLRFIFGVV; encoded by the coding sequence ATGAGCGGAGAGTTCCTCATCGCGATCGGCACCGCCGCTTGGCTTGGGATCCTGACCTCGATCAGCCCCTGTCCGTTGGCCACGAACGTTGCGGCCGTCTCGTTCATCGCCCGGCGGGTCGAAAAACCGCGGGCCGCTCTGGCGACCGGGTTGCTTTACGCCGTGGGGCGAAGTGCGGTTTATGTCGTGCTGGGGGCGCTGCTGGTCGCCAGCGTCCTGGCCGCCCCATCCGTTTCTCATTGGCTGCAAAAGTACATGAACAAGATTCTGGGCCCGCTCTTGATTCTCGTCGGGATGATCTTGTTGGATTGGATACACTTTCGCATCGGCGATGGGCGGCTGGGACAGCGCGTCGGCGAGCGCGTTCGGAACTGGGGCGTATGGGCGGGGCTGGCACTGGGTGTTGTATTTGCGATGTCGTTCTGCCCGTCGTCAGCCGCACTCTTTTTTGGAAGCCTGGTCCCGCTGTCGGTGCGGGCCGAGTCTCCACTCATGCTGCCGGCGGTCTACGGCGTCAGTACGGCCTTGCCGGTCATCGTCTTCGCGGTTTTGATCGCATTCAGCGCCCGGGCCGTGGGCCGCGCCTTCGAGCGCGTCGCCATCTTTGAAGGCTGGGCACGGCGGATCACCGGGGCGATCTTCGTGCTGATCGGCATCTATTTTTCACTGCGGTTTATCTTCGGTGTGGTTTGA